One genomic segment of Ictalurus punctatus breed USDA103 chromosome 4, Coco_2.0, whole genome shotgun sequence includes these proteins:
- the LOC128629540 gene encoding uncharacterized protein LOC128629540, with amino-acid sequence MMPKDREEFFKWYRTVSDKVFDFKKEMAEYCVNDVEILRKGCIAFRQEILDSTKVDPFKCITIASVCMKIFRTNFLRKDTLAILPLDNYITTQKSYSTPSIQWLEYVSKMQNLPIRHALNEGEVRFGTYYVAGYCEEGENRKVFEFLGCFYHGCEKCFPSMTPHPLTKSNATFGDIRQKLMERIKNLQDTLNLQVTLMWEHEWNEMKKNDNLVQNFLKDFDFPERLNPRDALYGGRTNALNLHYVAQPGERIDYLDFTSLYPFVNKTKTYPIDHPIIIYRDFQPLKYYFGIIRAKVLPPRGLWAPVLPFRVKSKLLFLLCRTCAEHQLKQCDHTVQERALTGTWASIEIEKAVEKGYKILKVFEVWHFPKSSDKLFTRYIKMFLKTKQESSGYPSWVVDESSKREYFRKYKENEGITLDPKFITVNPAKRSVAKLALNSLWGKMCQRPDRSNTTLIRDPAEFLQFMFSNIYNVSQFSFLNEEVAMVQWRYADERLIKPLNANVFIGIFTTAYARLELYNLMDRLDQRCLYTDTDSVIFKSKEGDWMPPLSDYLGGLTSELDDGDQIVEFVSAGPKTYGYKTMKGKTTMKAKGITLNCINSEIVNLKSLTVLVDERVKNPAHTGHLVTTHNQIVRDKMGFHLRNKSQLKRFRVVYDKRVLLSDFTTLPYGY; translated from the coding sequence atgatgcctaaggatagagaagaattctttaagtggtacagaacggtttctgacaaagtctttgatttcaagaaagagatggcggaatactgtgtgaacgatgtagaaattttgagaaagggttgtatagctttcagacaagaaattctggatagtacaaaggtcgatccttttaaatgcataacgattgcatctgtgtgcatgaaaatctttagaaccaacttcctgcgtaaagacactttagctattctgccgcttgataattacatcaccactcagaaatcttactcaacaccttccatacaatggctcgaatacgtttcaaaaatgcaaaacctacccattcgcCACGCGTTGAATGAAGGTGAAGTCAGGTTCGGTACCTATTACGTAGCtggttactgtgaggaaggggaaaaccgtaaggtttttgagtttcttgggtgtttttatcacggctgtgaaaagtgttttccctcaatgaccccgcatcctcttaccaaatcaaacgcaaccttcggagatatccgtcaaaaattgatggagagaattaagaatttgcaagacactctcaatttgcaagtcactctgatgtgggaacacgagtggaatgaaatgaagaaaaacgacaatctcgtgcaaaattttctaaaagactttgactttcctgagcgtttaaaccctcgagatgctctttacggcggtcgaacaaacgcgttaaacttgcattatgtagctcaacCCGGTGAGAGAATTGATTATTTAGACTTTACCTCGCTTTACCCattcgtaaataagacaaagacatacccgatcgatcaccctatcatcatttatcgtgactttcaacctctgaaatattactttggtatcattagagcaaaggtattaccacctaggggtctgtgggcacctgttctaccatttcgtgtaaaaagcaaactcctctttcTTCTATGTAGAACGTGTGCCGAACATCAGTTAAAACAATGCGATCATACGGTtcaggagagagctcttaccggaacatgggcatctatcgaaattgagaaagccgtcgaaaaaggttacaaaattctaaaagtgtttgaagtgtggcactttcctaaaagttctgataagctttttacgagatatattaaaatgttcctcaagaccaaacaggaaagttcaggttatccgtcctgggtcgttgatgaatcatctaaacgtgagtactttcgcaaatataaggagaacgaagggattacgttggatccgaaatttatcactgttaatcctgccaaaagatccgtggctaaactcgcactaaattcgttgtggggtaagatgtgtcaaagaccagacagatcaaacacgaccttaattcgcgatcctgccgagtttttacagttcatgttctccaatatttataatgtgagtcagttctcttttttgaatgaggaggtggcgatggtacagtggcgttacgcagacgagagattgattaaaccgctaaacgctaatgtattcatcggcattttcactacagcgtacgctaggcttgagctgtacaatttgatggatcgattggatcagcgttgtttgtacacagacaccgatagcgtcatttttaaaagtaaggaaggtgactggatgccgcccttaagcgattacttgggtggtcttaccagcgaactagatgatggcgatcaaatcgtggaatttgtaagcgcaggtcctaaaacctacggttacaaaaccatgaaaggaaaaacaaccatgaaagctaaaggcattactttaaattgtatcaattctgaaattgtcaatttgaaatcactaacagtactggtggacgagcgagtgaaaaatccgGCTCATACCGGTCATCTCGTAACCACGCATAACCAAATCGTGAGAGATAAAATggggtttcatttgagaaacaaatcacagttgaaaaggttcagggttgtgtacgataagcgtgttttattatctgattttacaactctcccttacggatattaa